A stretch of the Tachysurus vachellii isolate PV-2020 chromosome 26, HZAU_Pvac_v1, whole genome shotgun sequence genome encodes the following:
- the rpain gene encoding RPA-interacting protein, producing the protein MDAVQRHRSLYKGKTPPWKETYRKRCVERLKNSRSRLLEKYRQLGDTTKSSVLVQEVMEMEWSLLQSANQRLPSLWKKERLSEMYRDLQEYDELAVLEEIQQELVSQELSIIEEYHKSLQYEEKYLDSVVDGMAEEEKLICPVCHVNNLTVNSHFTSCLCGLYINTVGRNITVDVLQHLLEMRVTEHLEDCLQNPIFSVASNEDGAPNLLISCKVCDYLAIVL; encoded by the exons ATGGACGCGGTACAACGGCACAGATCACTTTATAAGGGTAAAACTCCACCATGGAAGGAAACGTACAGAAAG CGTTGTGTGGAAAGGTTGAAGAACAGCCGGTCGAGGTTATTGGAGAAGTACCGTCAGCTTGGAGACACCACAAAGAGCTCTGTGCTCGTCCAGGAAGTGATGGAGATGGAGTGGAGCCTTTtacaatcagccaatcaaagaCTGCCTTCGTTGTGGAAGAAAGAGCGACTCAGTGAG ATGTACAGAGATCTGCAGGAATATGATGAATTGGCTGTTCTAGAGGAAATCCAACAGGAGCTTGTATCTCAAG aactttCCATCATTGAGGAATACCACAAAAGTCTACAGTATGAAGAAAAGTATTTGGACTCTGTTGTGGATGGAATGGCGGAAGAAGAAAAGCTCATCTGCCCTGTATGTCATGT GAATAACCTGACTGTGAACAGCCATTTTACATCATGTCTATGTGGCCTGTATATTAACACGGTG GGAAGAAATATAACTGTGGATGTGCTCCAGCATCTGTTGGAGATGAGAGTCACAGAACATCTGGAAGATTGCTTACAGAACCCCATATTCTCTGTAGCTTCAAACGAGGATGGAGCACCTAACCTGCTGATAAGCTGCAAG GTGTGTGATTATCTGGCCATTGTCCTGTGA